In the genome of Streptomyces sp. V2I9, one region contains:
- a CDS encoding sigma-70 family RNA polymerase sigma factor: MTLLDHEPGPAPSTALVVRALQPLVRAEARAEAPAAGVDPADLEQTVWVRLLERPAAGPPADAARWVRDTVRAEARRGRRTALRERPYAGTEPAAGPADCPERAALGAAERRALRAALARLPGRCPRVLEALLAPGDPTYREIAGELGMSQGSLGPIRSRCLGCLRRMLAAEVATPSVRG, translated from the coding sequence ATGACGCTTCTCGACCACGAACCCGGTCCGGCCCCCTCCACCGCCCTCGTCGTCCGCGCCTTACAACCCCTGGTGCGCGCGGAGGCGAGGGCCGAGGCCCCCGCCGCCGGGGTCGATCCCGCCGACCTCGAACAGACCGTCTGGGTACGGCTGCTGGAGCGCCCGGCCGCCGGACCGCCCGCCGACGCCGCCCGCTGGGTGCGTGACACCGTACGGGCGGAGGCCCGCCGCGGACGCCGTACGGCCCTGCGCGAACGCCCGTACGCCGGAACGGAACCCGCCGCCGGACCGGCCGACTGCCCGGAACGCGCCGCGCTCGGGGCCGCCGAGCGCCGGGCGCTCCGCGCCGCCCTGGCCCGGCTGCCCGGCCGCTGCCCACGGGTGCTGGAGGCGCTGCTCGCCCCCGGCGACCCGACCTACCGGGAAATCGCAGGGGAGTTGGGTATGTCACAGGGCAGTTTGGGTCCGATCCGTTCCCGTTGCCTTGGATGTCTGCGCAGAATGCTGGCTGCGGAGGTTGCCACTCCATCCGTGCGGGGATAG
- a CDS encoding 1-acyl-sn-glycerol-3-phosphate acyltransferase, translated as MSRLTVIKAVLGPILRLMFRPQVEGAENIPGTGPVILAGNHLTFIDSMIMPICCDRPVFYIGKDEYVTGKGLKGRLMAWFFTGCGMIPVDRDGGRGGVAALMTGRRVLEEGQAFAIYPEGTRSPDGRLYRGRTGIARLTLMTGAPVVPFAMIGTDKLQPGGAGLPRPGKVTVRFGEPMEFSRYEGMDRDRYVLRAVTDSVMAEVMRLSGQEYVDMYATKAKAA; from the coding sequence TTGTCCCGTCTCACGGTCATCAAGGCAGTGCTCGGACCGATTCTGCGCCTGATGTTCCGCCCACAGGTGGAGGGCGCCGAGAACATTCCCGGGACCGGGCCGGTGATCCTCGCGGGCAACCACCTCACCTTCATCGACTCGATGATCATGCCGATCTGCTGCGACCGGCCGGTGTTCTACATCGGCAAGGACGAGTACGTGACGGGCAAGGGGCTCAAGGGCCGGCTGATGGCCTGGTTCTTCACCGGCTGCGGCATGATCCCGGTGGACCGGGACGGCGGCCGGGGCGGCGTCGCGGCGCTGATGACGGGCCGCCGGGTGCTGGAGGAGGGCCAGGCGTTCGCGATCTACCCGGAGGGCACCCGCTCCCCCGACGGCCGGCTCTACCGGGGCCGTACGGGCATCGCGCGGCTGACGCTGATGACGGGTGCGCCGGTGGTCCCGTTCGCGATGATCGGGACCGACAAGCTGCAGCCGGGCGGCGCGGGCCTGCCCCGGCCGGGCAAGGTCACGGTGCGCTTCGGCGAGCCGATGGAGTTCTCGCGCTACGAGGGCATGGACCGCGACCGCTACGTGCTGCGGGCGGTGACGGACTCGGTGATGGCCGAGGTGATGCGGCTCTCCGGACAGGAGTACGTGGACATGTACGCGACGAAGGCGAAGGCTGCCTGA
- the helR gene encoding RNA polymerase recycling motor ATPase HelR: MNPLTTSAFDLPARLSPKADPALIADDERHFADIARCLEQSIAELTDRLAAERRAPGGASRQAMDRDVEIHRLTARLRALRRFGLDLCLGHMVAADGSGPLYVGRLGLTDSSGRRLLVDWRSPAAEPFFGATHADPMGLASRRRYRWNGGRISDYWDEVFAPEGFAGHAAALDDQSAFIASLGSTRSARMRDVLGTIQADQDAVIRAGSRGTLVVDGGPGTGKTVVALHRSAYLLYSDPRLAHRRGGVLFVGPHEPYLGYVADVLPSLGEEGVQTCTLRDLVAEGVTAEAESDPEVARLKASAELVSAVEAAVRFYEEPPAEGVRVETHWSDIWLSAADWAAAFGAAEPGTPHNEARDQIREELLTILVDKHDGEAPEEQLRASLRRNRELFALLDRAWPLIEAADLVGDLWSVPAYLRTCAPWLTSDEVRRLQRADAQAWTESDLPILDAARQRLGDPEASRRRRRHEAAAAAEREQMDRVVDSLLADETLADADADGEGALVMLRGADLRESLATADRPSGVEAGLLAGPFAHIVVDEAQELTDAQWQMLIRRCPSRSFTVVGDRAQARHGFPEPWRERLERVGLDRITLASLTINYRTPEEIMAEAAPVVRAVLPDANVPVSVRSSGIPVTRGRAEELETVLGRWLAAHDDGTACVIGAPAFPATPRVRSLTPELSKGLEFDLVVLVDPEGFGGGVAGAVDRYVAMTRATRELVVLTSS, encoded by the coding sequence GTGAATCCCCTGACCACCAGCGCCTTCGACCTCCCCGCCCGCCTCTCCCCCAAAGCCGACCCGGCGCTGATCGCCGACGACGAGCGGCACTTCGCCGATATCGCCCGCTGCCTGGAACAGTCGATCGCCGAGCTGACCGACCGGCTCGCGGCCGAACGCCGCGCGCCCGGCGGGGCGAGCCGGCAGGCGATGGACCGGGACGTGGAGATCCACCGCCTGACCGCCCGGCTGCGCGCCCTGCGCCGGTTCGGCCTGGACCTGTGCCTCGGGCACATGGTCGCCGCCGACGGCTCCGGGCCGCTGTACGTGGGACGGCTCGGCCTGACCGACAGCTCGGGCCGCCGGCTGCTGGTCGACTGGCGCTCCCCCGCCGCCGAACCGTTCTTCGGGGCCACCCACGCCGACCCGATGGGACTGGCGAGCCGCCGCCGCTACCGCTGGAACGGCGGCCGGATCAGCGACTACTGGGACGAGGTGTTCGCCCCGGAGGGCTTCGCCGGGCACGCCGCGGCGCTGGACGACCAGTCCGCGTTCATCGCGAGCCTGGGTTCCACCCGCTCGGCGCGGATGCGCGATGTGCTGGGCACCATCCAGGCCGACCAGGACGCCGTCATCCGGGCGGGCTCCCGCGGCACGCTCGTCGTCGACGGGGGCCCCGGCACCGGGAAGACCGTCGTCGCCCTGCACCGCTCCGCCTATCTCCTGTACTCCGACCCGCGCCTGGCCCACCGGCGCGGCGGCGTGCTGTTCGTAGGTCCGCACGAGCCCTACCTCGGGTACGTCGCCGATGTCCTGCCCAGCCTCGGGGAGGAGGGCGTGCAGACGTGCACCCTGCGGGATCTGGTCGCGGAGGGGGTGACGGCGGAGGCCGAGAGCGATCCGGAGGTGGCACGGCTGAAGGCGTCGGCGGAGCTGGTGAGCGCGGTCGAGGCCGCCGTCCGGTTCTACGAGGAGCCGCCCGCCGAGGGCGTGCGGGTGGAGACCCACTGGTCCGACATCTGGCTGAGCGCCGCCGACTGGGCCGCCGCGTTCGGGGCGGCGGAGCCGGGAACCCCGCACAACGAGGCGCGCGACCAGATCCGGGAGGAGCTGCTGACGATCCTCGTGGACAAGCACGACGGCGAAGCGCCCGAGGAGCAGCTGCGCGCCTCGCTGCGGCGGAACCGGGAGTTGTTCGCGCTCCTCGACCGCGCCTGGCCGCTGATCGAGGCGGCCGATCTGGTCGGTGACCTCTGGTCCGTACCCGCCTATCTGCGTACGTGCGCCCCCTGGCTGACCTCCGACGAGGTGCGGCGGTTGCAGCGGGCGGACGCGCAGGCGTGGACGGAATCCGACCTGCCGATCCTCGACGCGGCACGGCAGCGGCTCGGGGATCCGGAGGCGTCCCGGCGCAGGCGTCGCCATGAGGCGGCGGCCGCCGCCGAGCGCGAGCAGATGGACCGGGTCGTCGACAGTCTGCTCGCCGACGAGACGCTGGCGGACGCCGACGCGGACGGCGAGGGTGCGCTGGTGATGCTGCGCGGGGCGGATCTGCGGGAGTCCCTGGCCACCGCCGACCGGCCGAGCGGAGTGGAGGCCGGCCTGCTGGCCGGGCCGTTCGCGCACATCGTCGTGGACGAGGCCCAGGAACTGACGGACGCCCAGTGGCAGATGCTGATCCGGCGCTGCCCGTCCCGGAGCTTCACCGTCGTCGGGGACCGGGCGCAGGCCCGGCACGGGTTCCCCGAGCCGTGGCGGGAGCGGCTGGAACGGGTCGGTCTCGACCGGATCACCCTGGCTTCCCTCACCATCAACTACCGGACCCCGGAGGAGATCATGGCGGAGGCGGCGCCGGTCGTCCGGGCCGTGCTCCCCGACGCCAACGTGCCGGTCTCCGTCCGCAGCAGCGGCATCCCGGTCACCCGCGGCCGCGCCGAGGAGCTGGAGACCGTCCTCGGGCGGTGGCTCGCCGCGCACGACGACGGGACCGCCTGCGTCATCGGCGCGCCCGCGTTCCCGGCGACGCCCCGCGTGCGGTCGCTGACCCCGGAGCTGTCGAAGGGCCTGGAGTTCGACCTGGTCGTCCTCGTCGACCCGGAGGGCTTCGGCGGGGGCGTCGCGGGGGCGGTGGACCGCTATGTCGCCATGACCCGGGCGACCCGCGAACTCGTGGTCCTGACGAGTTCCTGA
- a CDS encoding MFS transporter, giving the protein MTSTEKNAHAPDAVHRPGRWIALAVLVLAVLLVAVDATVLGLATPFLSEDLEPTGTQLLWIGDVYSFVIAGLLVSMGSLGDRIGRKKLLLVGAVAFGAVSVLNAYATSPEMMIVARALLGVAGATLMPSTLALIRNLFHDPRERSLAIGIWGAMASAGAAVGPVVGGFLLEHFWWGSVFLINLPVMAVLVVVGVKLIPESKNPAPGPWDMVSVGLSLVGMFGVVYAIKETASHGASWDSITAAAVGLGALVWFVRRQLRLPAPLLDMRLFHHRGFSGAVLADLLTILGLSGLVFFLSQFLQLVQGRGPLEAGLAELPAAIGAVTAGLLAGFAARRFSVRSVVTGGLAAVGLALGSVTLLDQHTDYPLLGAMLLVVGLGAGFAFTVTADVILSSVPKEQAGSASAVSETAYELGAALGIALLGSIVTGVYRGFPTPSGVPADVESAAHESLGGAVEAAGALPAAEAGPLISAAQEAFVEGLRSAAGVGAAVLLAAAVAAWFLLRGQKLEDSVEHP; this is encoded by the coding sequence ATGACCAGTACCGAGAAGAACGCGCACGCCCCGGACGCGGTGCACCGTCCGGGGCGGTGGATCGCCCTCGCGGTCCTCGTCCTCGCCGTGCTGCTGGTGGCCGTGGACGCGACCGTCCTCGGTCTCGCCACCCCGTTCCTCAGCGAGGACCTGGAGCCCACCGGGACCCAGCTGCTCTGGATCGGCGACGTCTACTCCTTCGTCATCGCCGGGCTGCTCGTCTCGATGGGCAGCCTCGGCGACCGCATCGGGCGCAAGAAGCTGCTGCTGGTCGGCGCCGTCGCGTTCGGCGCGGTCTCCGTGCTCAACGCGTACGCCACCTCGCCCGAGATGATGATCGTGGCGCGGGCGCTGCTCGGTGTCGCCGGCGCCACGCTGATGCCGTCGACCCTCGCCCTGATCCGCAATCTCTTCCACGACCCGCGCGAGCGCAGCCTCGCCATCGGGATCTGGGGGGCGATGGCCTCGGCGGGCGCGGCCGTCGGCCCGGTCGTCGGCGGATTCCTGCTCGAACACTTCTGGTGGGGCTCGGTCTTCCTCATCAACCTGCCCGTGATGGCCGTCCTCGTCGTCGTCGGCGTCAAGCTGATCCCCGAGTCGAAGAACCCGGCCCCCGGTCCGTGGGACATGGTCAGCGTCGGGCTCTCCCTGGTCGGCATGTTCGGCGTCGTGTACGCCATCAAGGAGACGGCCTCGCACGGAGCGAGCTGGGACTCGATCACGGCCGCGGCCGTCGGCCTGGGCGCGCTGGTCTGGTTCGTCCGCAGGCAACTGCGGCTGCCCGCGCCCCTGCTGGACATGCGGCTCTTCCACCACCGGGGCTTCTCCGGCGCGGTCCTCGCCGATCTGCTGACCATCCTCGGCCTGTCGGGCCTGGTCTTCTTCCTCTCCCAGTTCCTGCAACTGGTGCAGGGCCGCGGGCCGCTGGAGGCCGGGCTCGCCGAACTGCCCGCCGCCATCGGGGCGGTGACGGCCGGTCTGCTGGCCGGGTTCGCCGCCCGCCGCTTCTCGGTCCGCTCCGTCGTCACCGGCGGCCTCGCCGCCGTCGGGCTGGCCCTCGGCAGCGTGACCCTGCTGGACCAGCACACCGACTACCCTCTGCTCGGCGCGATGCTGCTGGTCGTCGGCCTCGGTGCGGGTTTCGCCTTCACCGTCACCGCCGACGTGATCCTCTCCAGCGTGCCGAAGGAGCAGGCGGGTTCCGCCTCCGCCGTCTCCGAGACCGCGTACGAACTGGGCGCGGCCCTCGGTATCGCCCTCCTCGGCTCCATCGTCACCGGCGTCTACCGGGGCTTCCCGACCCCGTCCGGCGTCCCCGCCGACGTGGAATCGGCCGCCCACGAGTCCCTCGGCGGGGCGGTCGAGGCGGCCGGGGCGCTGCCCGCCGCCGAGGCGGGGCCGCTGATCTCGGCCGCCCAGGAGGCCTTTGTCGAAGGGCTGCGGTCCGCCGCGGGCGTCGGTGCCGCGGTGCTGCTGGCGGCGGCCGTCGCCGCGTGGTTCCTGCTGCGGGGCCAGAAGCTGGAGGACTCCGTCGAGCATCCGTGA
- a CDS encoding TetR/AcrR family transcriptional regulator, with translation MTLDREQVLRSAAALLSRKSTATMDEVARAAGIGRATLHRHFAGRDALVKALENLGLQEFEAALDAARLDEGASEEGLRRLIAAVEPSAGLMSFLVTENQLFEGEVDEGWNRADARVAAFFRRGQERGEFRIDLTPAWLTEALYGLIGTAAWSVQTGRVAAQDFQHMIVELLLGGARRSVER, from the coding sequence ATGACGCTTGACCGTGAGCAGGTGCTGCGCAGCGCCGCCGCCCTGCTGTCCCGCAAATCGACCGCGACCATGGACGAGGTCGCCAGGGCGGCGGGTATCGGGCGGGCCACCCTCCACCGGCACTTCGCCGGGCGCGACGCCCTCGTGAAGGCGCTGGAGAACCTCGGCCTCCAGGAGTTCGAGGCGGCCCTGGACGCCGCCCGGCTCGACGAGGGCGCCTCCGAGGAGGGGCTGCGCCGCCTCATCGCGGCCGTCGAGCCCAGTGCCGGGCTGATGTCCTTCCTCGTCACCGAGAACCAGCTCTTCGAGGGCGAGGTCGACGAGGGCTGGAACCGGGCCGACGCCCGTGTCGCCGCCTTCTTCCGCCGCGGCCAGGAGCGCGGCGAATTCCGTATCGACCTCACCCCCGCCTGGCTGACCGAGGCCCTCTACGGACTCATCGGCACCGCCGCCTGGTCCGTCCAGACGGGCCGGGTCGCCGCACAGGACTTCCAACACATGATCGTCGAGTTGCTGCTCGGCGGAGCACGCCGGAGCGTGGAACGATGA
- a CDS encoding glycerophosphodiester phosphodiesterase → MTERARTTPGRRTLLGAAVLGTAALGLPAAAQAAERGRGHGGGHGSLRDLPVPTVIGHRGASGYRPEHTLGSYQLALDMGAHIVEQDLVPTKDGHLVCRHENDITATTDVADHPEFAARRTTKSIDGASLTGWFTEDFTLAELKTLRAKERIPGSRPDNTLYDGRWTIPTFEEVLRWAEKEGRKRGKPVWLYVETKHPTYFRELGLGLEEPLARLLRRHGRDRRNSPLILQSFEPTSVQRLARLVDTPRIVLLSGPKTRPWDFVRSGDPRTVADLVKPAGLTWMASFAQGIGPTLDLIVPKDASGRLTTPTTLVRDAHAEGLLLHPYTLRNENSFLPADFRRGTDPNAYGDVFGAYAAYFATGIDGIFADQPDTALLAAADHAGR, encoded by the coding sequence ATGACGGAGCGTGCGCGGACGACCCCCGGCCGGCGGACCCTTCTGGGCGCCGCCGTCCTCGGTACCGCAGCCCTGGGCCTGCCCGCAGCCGCTCAGGCGGCCGAGCGGGGGCGCGGCCACGGCGGCGGCCACGGCTCGCTGCGCGATCTGCCCGTACCCACGGTGATCGGCCACCGCGGCGCCAGCGGCTACCGCCCCGAGCACACCCTCGGCTCCTACCAGCTCGCCCTCGACATGGGCGCGCACATCGTCGAGCAGGACCTCGTGCCCACGAAGGACGGCCACCTCGTCTGCCGGCACGAGAACGACATCACCGCCACCACCGACGTCGCCGACCACCCCGAGTTCGCCGCCCGCAGGACCACCAAGAGCATCGACGGCGCCTCGCTCACCGGCTGGTTCACCGAGGACTTCACCCTCGCCGAACTGAAGACGCTGCGGGCCAAGGAGCGCATTCCGGGCAGCCGCCCGGACAACACCCTCTACGACGGCCGCTGGACGATCCCCACCTTCGAGGAGGTCCTGCGCTGGGCGGAGAAGGAGGGCCGCAAGCGCGGCAAGCCGGTCTGGCTGTACGTGGAGACCAAGCACCCCACCTACTTCCGGGAGCTCGGCCTCGGCCTGGAGGAGCCCCTCGCCCGGCTGCTGCGCCGCCACGGCCGGGACCGCAGGAACTCCCCGCTGATCCTCCAGTCGTTCGAGCCCACCTCGGTCCAGCGCCTCGCGCGGCTCGTCGACACCCCGCGCATCGTGCTGCTGTCCGGCCCGAAGACGCGCCCCTGGGACTTCGTCCGGTCCGGCGACCCGCGCACCGTGGCCGACCTGGTGAAGCCCGCCGGGCTGACGTGGATGGCCTCCTTCGCCCAGGGCATCGGCCCGACCCTCGACCTGATCGTCCCGAAGGACGCCTCGGGGCGGCTCACCACCCCGACCACCCTGGTACGGGACGCGCACGCCGAGGGCCTGCTGCTGCACCCGTACACCCTGCGCAACGAGAACAGCTTCCTGCCCGCCGACTTCCGGCGCGGTACCGACCCCAACGCCTACGGGGACGTGTTCGGGGCCTACGCCGCCTACTTCGCCACCGGCATCGACGGGATCTTCGCCGACCAGCCCGACACGGCCCTGCTGGCGGCGGCGGACCACGCCGGACGCTGA
- a CDS encoding GNAT family N-acetyltransferase — translation MGMSVTISAATAQDVEQIFRLQYLCFQREAELYDNYRIDPLVQSLASLHAEVTDDLVFVARLGDEVVGSVRGFTDPDGAGRIGKLCVHPRLQGHGLGSRLLLAAESALAAERAATRFRLHSGHRSETNLRLYRRAGYARVGAVTGADGVQLILLEKDAADRDFVASA, via the coding sequence ATGGGCATGAGCGTGACCATCTCGGCGGCGACGGCACAGGACGTCGAGCAGATCTTCAGACTGCAGTACCTCTGCTTCCAGCGCGAAGCCGAGCTGTACGACAACTACCGGATCGACCCGCTCGTCCAGAGCCTCGCCTCCCTGCACGCCGAAGTCACCGACGACCTGGTGTTCGTGGCCAGGCTCGGGGACGAAGTCGTCGGCTCGGTCCGGGGGTTCACCGACCCCGACGGCGCGGGACGGATCGGCAAGCTCTGCGTGCACCCCCGCCTCCAGGGCCACGGCCTCGGCTCCCGGCTGCTGCTCGCCGCCGAGTCGGCGCTGGCGGCCGAGCGGGCGGCGACCCGGTTCCGGCTGCACAGCGGGCACCGCAGCGAGACCAATCTGCGCCTCTACCGGCGGGCCGGTTACGCCCGCGTCGGGGCCGTCACCGGAGCCGACGGCGTCCAGCTGATCCTGCTGGAGAAGGACGCCGCCGACCGGGACTTCGTGGCCAGCGCCTGA
- a CDS encoding methionine ABC transporter ATP-binding protein has protein sequence MITTTGLTKVYQSRDREVTALDGVDLHVREGEVYGVIGQSGAGKSSLIRCVNLLERPTSGTVTVAGQDLTALAGRGRRAGAELRRARTRIGMVFQHFNLLDSRTVLDNVELPLEILGVSGRARTRKAGELLDLVGLADKAKSYPGQLSGGQKQRVGIARALAGDPRVLLSDEATSALDPETTRSILQLLRDLNQQLGLTVLLITHEMDVVKTVCDSAALMRRGRIVESGTVGELLATPGSELAHELFPVGGTASGPDRTVVDVTFHGESASQPVISQLSRTYNIDISILGAAMDTVGGKQIGRMRIELPGRFEENVVPIGFLREQGLQAEVVDGESAPDTPAGTITAVPEQSPAPLAKEDVK, from the coding sequence GTGATCACCACGACGGGCCTCACGAAGGTCTACCAGTCGCGCGACCGTGAGGTCACCGCACTCGACGGCGTCGACCTCCATGTCCGCGAAGGCGAGGTGTACGGCGTCATCGGACAGAGCGGCGCCGGAAAGTCCTCCCTCATCCGCTGCGTCAACCTCCTGGAACGCCCCACCTCCGGCACCGTGACGGTGGCCGGCCAGGACCTCACCGCGCTCGCCGGCCGCGGCCGGCGGGCGGGCGCCGAGCTGCGCCGGGCGCGCACCCGCATCGGCATGGTCTTCCAGCACTTCAACCTGCTGGACTCCCGGACCGTCCTGGACAACGTGGAGCTGCCGTTGGAGATCCTCGGCGTCTCCGGCCGGGCGCGCACCCGCAAGGCCGGGGAACTGCTCGACCTGGTCGGCCTCGCCGACAAGGCGAAGTCCTACCCCGGCCAGCTCTCCGGCGGCCAGAAGCAGCGCGTCGGCATAGCCCGCGCCCTCGCGGGCGACCCCCGGGTGCTGCTCTCCGACGAGGCGACCTCCGCCCTCGACCCCGAGACCACCCGCTCCATCCTCCAGCTGCTGCGCGACCTCAATCAGCAGCTCGGCCTGACCGTCCTCCTCATCACCCACGAGATGGACGTCGTCAAGACCGTCTGCGACTCCGCGGCGCTCATGCGGCGCGGCCGGATCGTCGAATCCGGGACCGTCGGCGAACTCCTCGCCACCCCCGGCTCCGAACTGGCCCACGAGCTGTTCCCGGTCGGCGGCACCGCCTCCGGCCCGGACCGCACGGTCGTCGACGTCACCTTCCACGGCGAATCGGCCTCGCAGCCGGTCATCTCCCAGCTCTCCCGTACGTACAACATCGACATCTCGATCCTCGGCGCCGCCATGGACACCGTCGGCGGCAAGCAGATCGGCCGCATGCGCATCGAGCTGCCCGGCCGCTTCGAGGAGAACGTCGTGCCCATCGGGTTCCTGCGCGAGCAGGGCCTCCAGGCCGAGGTCGTCGACGGCGAGTCCGCCCCGGACACCCCCGCGGGGACCATCACCGCCGTACCGGAGCAGTCGCCCGCCCCGCTCGCCAAGGAGGACGTCAAGTGA
- a CDS encoding methionine ABC transporter permease: MTWSEMQPLLTQGTVDTLYMVLWSALVTVVGGLPLGVLLVLTDKGGLLRNTVVNKVIGTIVNIGRSLPFIILLIALIPFTTWIVGTFIGPTAMIVPLAVGAIPFFARLVETAVREVDHGLVEAVQSMGGSIPTIVRKVLLPQALPSLVSGVTTTLIVLIGYSAMAGAVGGEGLGSKAVTYGFQRFDNQFMLITVALLIVIVTVVQLIGDLAVRLLTRRGRTAS; encoded by the coding sequence GTGACCTGGTCCGAAATGCAGCCCCTGCTGACCCAGGGCACCGTCGACACCCTCTACATGGTGCTCTGGTCCGCACTGGTCACCGTCGTCGGCGGACTGCCGCTCGGCGTCCTGCTGGTCCTCACCGACAAGGGCGGACTGCTCCGGAACACCGTGGTGAACAAGGTCATCGGCACCATCGTGAACATCGGCCGCTCGCTGCCGTTCATCATCCTGCTGATCGCCCTGATCCCCTTCACCACCTGGATCGTCGGCACCTTCATCGGCCCCACCGCGATGATCGTGCCGCTCGCCGTCGGCGCCATCCCGTTCTTCGCCCGGCTCGTCGAGACGGCGGTCCGCGAGGTCGACCACGGACTCGTCGAAGCGGTCCAGTCGATGGGCGGCTCCATCCCCACGATCGTCCGCAAGGTGCTCCTCCCGCAGGCCCTGCCCTCACTCGTCTCGGGCGTCACCACGACCCTCATCGTCCTCATCGGCTACTCCGCGATGGCCGGCGCGGTCGGCGGCGAAGGGCTCGGCTCCAAGGCCGTGACCTACGGATTCCAGCGCTTCGACAACCAGTTCATGCTGATCACCGTCGCGCTGCTGATCGTCATCGTCACCGTGGTCCAGCTCATCGGCGACCTCGCCGTCCGGCTGCTGACCCGTCGCGGCCGCACCGCCTCCTGA